From the Mesotoga prima MesG1.Ag.4.2 genome, the window ATGGCATGTCGAGGCATTCAGCTTCTTGAGTACCGGACTCAAAGACGGTAGAGACGGGTACGATATCATAGCGAAGGAACTGCCGTATATGACGGTTGGTGGAGTGGCGTACGAAGAGAACGGCGTAAGAATCACTCATTTTCCAGCCGTACATGACAGAAATGGAAGCATCAGTTACAAACTAGAATGGAACGGCCTTTCGATGGTCTTCTCGGGCGACACGATACCCAATTACTACATGATTCAACAGGCGAAGGGAGTCGATGTCCTGATCCATGAGATGGTCGTGCCCCCAGAAGTCTGGGCGAGCAAGAATTCCGGTCTGAAACCGGGCGATCCCGGCTGGGAAAGAGCCGTGGCATTCGCGCTATCCGTTCAAAGGAACTCACACACTTCGCAGAAGGCCTTCGGCTATATACTCAGCCAGACGAATCCCAGGCTGGGAATCGCCACTCATTTCCAGGCCAATGAAGATACTGTGGGACCTGCGATTGAAGACATCCGGCTCTTGTACGAAGGAGCCGTCGCGATCGCTACGGATCTGCTCGTTATAAATGTCTCAAAGAGCGAGATCCTTGTGCGCAAGGCACTGGTTTCCGAATATGCCTGGTACCCTCAGCCGTATATTTATCCGCTCGATCAAATGGCTCCACCTAAATATGATGGACCGTACGCCCAGTTCAACGACACGCTCCTGGGGATTATAATTCCCGAGGAAACATACGGAGGCGAAAAGTAATAGAAAACAGTGCAAAGATAAATCTTGAGTTCATTTAATAAGATATGATCTCTGACGAGCTTTAACTCTTCCGTTTGTCAATGGGCCGATCATAGGATCGGCCTTTTTATATGAAAACGAATAAATAGAGAGAACAAGGTCTTAATGAAGATCCAGTCGCGAAAGCTCACTTTCCCTGAAGAGATGGACATGCATCGAAATTCGCGACTTTAGAGAGAAACTCTGAAAAAAGTGCAACCCCCACCCCAAGCAAGTAATTTTCTTCAGTATTCGACTTCTTCCACATGCAAAGCGGGAGTCTTAATATTCTGAACTGAATGAGAAAAAGAATCTCGTAATAGCCGTAAAAAAAGTTGCGCTTCCCACTTGACGACTATAGTTTTATATAGTAAATTATAATCATAATTTCGAACACGAGTCGGATTTAGGAACGAGACTCGAAATGATTGAGATGAGGAGACTGACTGTGGAGAATTCTGATAGAAAGACCATGCGCCACGAAAGAAGAAGACAATTCTTCATAAAGGCCGCGCAGGAACTGATGAAAGAAGGGGACGAGTCTAAGCTGACTGCAAAGTCGATAGCCGAGCGAGCTGGTTATTCCGCTTCCAGCCTTTATGATTACTTCGAGAGTCTGGACAAATTACTGGTGATGAGTGTGGATGAATTCATGGCCGAGATCGGAGACATGACGGAAGTAGAGATAGAGAAGTGTGACAGAGTAACAGACTGTGTCGAGGCTGCCTACTTGATTTTCGCGGAGTACTTTCTCGACAATCCTCTTCTCTTCAGAACTATCTTCCTGGCTCCGGGGAGTTCGAGAGCGAAGTTCTTCAGCAATCCCGAACTGATGCCTAAATTCTGCGAAATGGGTATGAAGAGGTTGGAATCATTGCGACAATTTGATGAGTCCTTGGGTTTGAAAAAGGGTAGCTCATTGATTATAGAACAGATACTAACACCTGAAATGTTCGGGATACTGTTCATGTACTTTCAGGGATTATACGAGGTTTCGAAGGAAGAAGCTATTCAAATGCTGAAAAGAAACATCGATCACGTTCTAGAACCTTTTAGAGAACTTGAAGAAAAGACTATTTCGAGCAAGGAAAGATTGGGAGGTAAGAAATGAGCAATTGGAACATTCTCTTCAACGATTCGCTAAGAAATTTCTTTGGAACAGCTATCAAAATTGCCGTCAAGAACCCTGCACAGATCGCCTTCATGGCCAAGACAGCAAAGAATCAGCGTGAGGCTGCCGCTGTAAGAGATCGTTTTGAAGCCGAAGGGCTGCACGTTCCTCCGGTCATGATAGCCAGCATTACCAGCAAGTGCAACCTCAATTGTGTGGGATGTTATTCGAACGCCAAGAAACTCAGAACTGACAGAGAGATCACTGCCTCACACTTCAGGAGCATCCTTGAGCAGTCTGTAGAGCTTGGAATATCCATTGTTCTCATGGCAGGAGGCGAACCCTTCATGAGGAAAGATATTCTCCAAACTGCCGCAGAGTTTCCGCAGATTCTCTTTCCTGTTTTCACAAACGGCACTATGATCGACGATAACACGGTCGAATGGCTCAAAGAACACAGAAATATCGTCCCGATTGTCAGCATAGAGGGAAATGAAGGAGACACAGACACTAGAAGAGGGGCCGGCATATACAGGAATGCTCTTGAAGTCATTGCCAGCCTTAAAGAGAGCGGGTCTTTCTTTGGAGTCTCTATTACGGCGACTTCTCAAAATCACATTAAGATAACGGAGAGAAGATTCGTAAATAACGTTGTGAAACTTGGAGCGAAACTAGTATTCTACATAGAATTTGTTCCGCTCACTCCGGGCACTATGAATCTAGTGCTTAATCAAGAACAGAAGCTTGAACTCGCAGACAGGATAGACGCTCTGAGGAAGAATAGCGCAAGTCTATTCGTTTCTCTGCCTGGCAGGGAAGCGACTTATGGGGGATGTCTCGCTGCAGGGAGAGGGTTCATACACCTCAGTCCCGAAGGATTTGTGGAGCCCTGTCCATTTGCTCCGTTCTCGGTTCACAACTTGAAGGAGACGAGCTTGAGAGAAGCGCTGGAATCGGAGTTCCTGAAGGTGCTCAAGGAAAATCACATGAAATGGAAGTCGAAGGATGGCGGATGCGGACTCTGGTCCAACAGAGAATGGGTGGAGAGTGTTCGACAATCGACGACAGTAGAGAAGGAAGCGATCCAGGAAACAGTATCGCTCACTTCCTGAGGAAAGCGTGAATGTCTCGAATGAAAGTGAGCTTCTTAGAAAAACGATTTGTCCTTAGAACAGGTCGAAAAGGCTCAGCGAAGTTTACAGAGTGAAGGAAACGTCTTTAGAAGAATTCGGCCGAATTTTCACTTCGAGAATCTCGGTACTTTTCAGAAGCACGATTAGAACTAACCAACTTTAGTGTGATACTAGGCCATCCTCAAAGTACTTAGGAACATGAACTGACTGGATTATACTCAGACGAGAACCTGTACTGTGAAACATACAAAGTGCAGCAAATGCTCAATCTGCGAAAGGGTATCGGATTTTGGAGATCTTGCTCATCGCCTTCAGGAAAAGTCAAACTCCCCCGGTTTGGAACCCGAAACGATTCAAGGTTCCGGTGACATGCGAATCGAAGGAAAGATTCTGTGGGCACAATGTTTCCCCAGGAATTGAATTTGGAATGCAGAATAGGGGCGGGGCTTCCTCTAAGCTCATCAGGCCTTATCTGCTTCATGAAAACCGTATTGAAATAACCTGTCCAATCATGCATCTTTGAGGAGCTTTCCGCACCGATCGTCACGGCTTCAATATTCGCCTTCGAAATTAGAGAAGATCCTCTCCAATCGAAGCAAATAGCCCACCGCCACGACCGACACTTAAACTGGAGAAGTGCTTCAAGCTGCCATCTCTGCAAAAGATCTACGACGTGAAAGAAACATATCTCTATAGTAAAGAACTCCCTTGAATTCCGCATCCCGACCAAATGGATTGGGAATTCAGTTACTTGAAGTATAATATCTCAAATGATAGAAGGCTCAAGTTAGAGCGCAACTCTCGAGATTGGAGGGATAACTTATGACTGGAAAAAATATCAGTTGTTTGTTCGAAGACCTTGGAAGCACTGGAGTTGCCGTGGGTGTCTTCAAAGAAGGAGAAGTAATCCTAAAAGAGACTTTTGGGCTAGCAAATGAAGAACAGAAAATCCCCGTTAAGACTTGCAGTATCTTTCACATTGGTTCTGTGAGCAAGCAGTTCACGGCAATGTGCATCGCTCTGCTTGAAGAGAAGTCGCTCGATGTGTCTAGAAGAATAACCGACTTCTTCCCTGATCTTGGAAGTCATGCAGCAGAGATAAGAATCCTCGATCTGATACACATGACAAACGGCCTCCCGGATCTATACAAGGTTTCGCAGTACATCTTAGGCTTAAGAGAGAGTGACTATCTGACTTCGACAGAAGCGTATAACCTTCTAAGAAACCTTCGATGGCTTGAGTTCGAGCCTGGCAAAAGGTGGGCATACGGCAATTCAGGTTACATTCTTCTCGGTAGGCTGGTCGAAAAAGTGACAGGATCGACATTGAATGAATTCGCAGCAAGAGAGATCTTCTCCCCATTAGGAATGACGAACACTTTTTTCAGAGAAGACAATACTAGACTTATAAAGAATGTAGTTGATGGCTACTGCGAATACGAATATCTGCATTCCAAGTCTTTCAGATTGCCTTCATGCGAACCGGGGAGGCTCTCAAAAGCTCTCGATCTAATGGAGTGCACAGGAGCAGGTCAATTATGGAGCACAATTGATGATCTTCTCATTTGGGAAAGGGCCTTCCACAAGAAGATGATTGGCGAAGATCCGGAGAAGTTGTCGGAGAAGATCATTTCTCCGGCGAAACTGAACAACGGCAATCGGTGCGACTACGGTTACGGTCTATTCTTGACCAAGAGAAAGGGTAAGACGGTTGTCATGCACGAGGGAGGAAGCCTAGGATTTAACGCTGCCATTTACAGGATACCTTCCGAATCCCTTTCTGTTGTTGTTCTGGCGAATCGTAACGACTTCCTTCACAGGATGCTGGTGAAACTCGGCATCGAGATCTACGAAGCAATTGCCGACTGGGTTCTTGGAGAAGATTCGGCGTGTCTTGACAGCAAAGACGAAGGCACAAAACCTGAAGAACTTTCTGAAGATTGGCTTGAAGAGATGAAGGAAGGCGACAAGTGGTTTGCCGATAGAAAGAGCGCTCAAATCTGCAGGCTTTTCGTTGAGGAGGGCTTCCTCAAGCTAGATATGAACGGTGAAAGGGTACATGTATTATTGCCCCTGAGAGGACTCCGATTCGAAGAGATGGATCGTGAGTTTGAAGGGGAAATCTTCCGGGAGAATGGAGAGAAAGGGCTTCTATTAACAAATCACAGCGGTGCAGTTTGGTTCAGACCATTCGAGAAGAGACTTTCAAAATGTGATCTCCAAGAGTACTGTGGAAGATACTATTGTCGTGATATTGACACAGGTTACGATCTCTATGCAACCGAAAGAGGCCTGCTATTTTCCAACACGAATGCGCACCACGATGCTATGAATTTCGAATACCGGCCCGCCGTCAAGGATCTTTTCTTCACCTATGCACCACCTTATCTGAGCTGCTATTTTGGCGTTGAGTTCCTAAGGGACAGGGATCAAGACGTTGAGGCTTTTGTGTTCAGGGACTACGACAATGATGGGAGGGAGTTCTTGAAATTCGCAAAGATTCATTGATTGAAAATCACTTACAGCTGCAAATCATGAATCATCTGCCCTTTGAAGAATGTCGAGAATCTGCAGTTAGAACTTGCAGACAGGATAAACGCCTGAGGTAAAACAGCGTAAGCAGATTTGTCTCTTCACCTGTAAGGAAACGACTTATCCGGTTTTCAAAGGCCAATACGCTCGCCAGTACATGGTCCTCCCTCCTTGTCATTACCCACATTATTTTTTCTGAAGCTCAATCATCTTGTTCCTTAGTTCCATAATCGGCCTGAAATCTCGCGTCTCTTCAGTCTCCCCTCTCTTTTTCTCTAGGGTTCTTAAAAGAACCTGGACGCGTAGCGTCAGAACTAGAGCCGCTTTTCTCTCTTCACTTTGGCTTCTTGCGTTTTGTTGCCTCCTGCGAAGCAGCATCACTTCCTCGCGCAGCGAGCCTCACTTCC encodes:
- the gntH gene encoding guanitoxin biosynthesis MBL fold metallo-hydrolase GntH, with translation MLGPIGKSLSRSLILCVLVISSFVFGYATYSGFPGEIVSTFEPFLPGEQLAADQMRITFMGTSVVPRLAQQCNSIFVELGNGDSFVFDFGSGVSSNYVAVGIPPSRMDKVFLTHLHGDHVGDLITLYCFGPSQDRKTPLYLYGPSGDSPEEGTLAFAQNLMELMKWHVEAFSFLSTGLKDGRDGYDIIAKELPYMTVGGVAYEENGVRITHFPAVHDRNGSISYKLEWNGLSMVFSGDTIPNYYMIQQAKGVDVLIHEMVVPPEVWASKNSGLKPGDPGWERAVAFALSVQRNSHTSQKAFGYILSQTNPRLGIATHFQANEDTVGPAIEDIRLLYEGAVAIATDLLVINVSKSEILVRKALVSEYAWYPQPYIYPLDQMAPPKYDGPYAQFNDTLLGIIIPEETYGGEK
- a CDS encoding TetR/AcrR family transcriptional regulator; its protein translation is MENSDRKTMRHERRRQFFIKAAQELMKEGDESKLTAKSIAERAGYSASSLYDYFESLDKLLVMSVDEFMAEIGDMTEVEIEKCDRVTDCVEAAYLIFAEYFLDNPLLFRTIFLAPGSSRAKFFSNPELMPKFCEMGMKRLESLRQFDESLGLKKGSSLIIEQILTPEMFGILFMYFQGLYEVSKEEAIQMLKRNIDHVLEPFRELEEKTISSKERLGGKK
- a CDS encoding serine hydrolase domain-containing protein is translated as MTGKNISCLFEDLGSTGVAVGVFKEGEVILKETFGLANEEQKIPVKTCSIFHIGSVSKQFTAMCIALLEEKSLDVSRRITDFFPDLGSHAAEIRILDLIHMTNGLPDLYKVSQYILGLRESDYLTSTEAYNLLRNLRWLEFEPGKRWAYGNSGYILLGRLVEKVTGSTLNEFAAREIFSPLGMTNTFFREDNTRLIKNVVDGYCEYEYLHSKSFRLPSCEPGRLSKALDLMECTGAGQLWSTIDDLLIWERAFHKKMIGEDPEKLSEKIISPAKLNNGNRCDYGYGLFLTKRKGKTVVMHEGGSLGFNAAIYRIPSESLSVVVLANRNDFLHRMLVKLGIEIYEAIADWVLGEDSACLDSKDEGTKPEELSEDWLEEMKEGDKWFADRKSAQICRLFVEEGFLKLDMNGERVHVLLPLRGLRFEEMDREFEGEIFRENGEKGLLLTNHSGAVWFRPFEKRLSKCDLQEYCGRYYCRDIDTGYDLYATERGLLFSNTNAHHDAMNFEYRPAVKDLFFTYAPPYLSCYFGVEFLRDRDQDVEAFVFRDYDNDGREFLKFAKIH
- a CDS encoding radical SAM protein — its product is MSNWNILFNDSLRNFFGTAIKIAVKNPAQIAFMAKTAKNQREAAAVRDRFEAEGLHVPPVMIASITSKCNLNCVGCYSNAKKLRTDREITASHFRSILEQSVELGISIVLMAGGEPFMRKDILQTAAEFPQILFPVFTNGTMIDDNTVEWLKEHRNIVPIVSIEGNEGDTDTRRGAGIYRNALEVIASLKESGSFFGVSITATSQNHIKITERRFVNNVVKLGAKLVFYIEFVPLTPGTMNLVLNQEQKLELADRIDALRKNSASLFVSLPGREATYGGCLAAGRGFIHLSPEGFVEPCPFAPFSVHNLKETSLREALESEFLKVLKENHMKWKSKDGGCGLWSNREWVESVRQSTTVEKEAIQETVSLTS